The Macadamia integrifolia cultivar HAES 741 unplaced genomic scaffold, SCU_Mint_v3 scaffold2817, whole genome shotgun sequence sequence AAAGTAAAAGATGGGCCATTAAAAAATCTTCCAGAAAATCAAGTAATGCTTACATGAAGGATAGCTCGCTTTCTCGACAATCCTCTCGAGTGTATCGTAAACCAATTTACTGTCGACCAGAAATCTGAGATACCCTTCAATCGAGGGCTCCCATTTCCTCACTGCCTGTTCTTCCGGTTCCTTGACTTCCTTCTCCCCCTCTTTGGCTTGATCCTTTGTATGCAATTTCATTGCTACAAATCGCATTTCCTCCACGAATCCTTTCGCCTCGCCCGGATATCGTTTCTTCGGCTTCTCTGCCGTTGTTGCAGAAATAACAACCCTCTTAGAAGAAGACATTTCTACTCGGCCACGACTACTATTAACAGAGTACTTCCCTCCCAACACCCCCCTATAATGGCAACTGGAATTCTTGAAAGAAATAAACACCAAAGTAGGATTAACCTTTAATGTTCTGAAGTGGGTTTCACTGGAAAAGGGTTGGGATTGAGAAACAGGAATGGCTGAAGCCATGGTGAAATTTATAAACACGCTTCTCTGAGAGAGACAGGgacaggaagagagagagagagagagagagagagagagagagaagaacaagaaaccCAGAAAGATGGATTGCAAGTTTAGTTCACTTGCTCAAGAAGACGAAAGCACTAAAAAATTGGAGGAAATCCAGAGAGATAGATTGCAAGGTTGGTTCACTTGCACTTGAAGACGAAAGCCCgagaaaaattcaatctttcTATGCACCTCGAAGAGTCGGACACTACTGTCTGTGATAATGGCGCCCCTACCCCTTAAATTAAGGACACCGTCACTTCTTCAGCTTACGTGTAATTATGGCGCCCCATGGGATGGATCTGGATCCTCACATCTCAGCTTACGTGTAATTATGATGATCTGAAATTTTTTCTAATAGACAAAacacaaacccaaaatttttaATCGAATTAGGGGTGTGGGATTGGTCGTTTCTTCGTGGTCGTAACAA is a genomic window containing:
- the LOC122067297 gene encoding heme oxygenase 1, chloroplastic-like, giving the protein MASAIPVSQSQPFSSETHFRTLKVNPTLVFISFKNSSCHYRGVLGGKYSVNSSRGRVEMSSSKRVVISATTAEKPKKRYPGEAKGFVEEMRFVAMKLHTKDQAKEGEKEVKEPEEQAVRKWEPSIEGYLRFLVDSKLVYDTLERIVEKASYPSYAEFKNTGLERSGALAKDLEWFREQGYTIPEPSSPGISYARYLEDLSEKDPQAFLCHFYNVYFAHTAGGRMIGRKVAEKILDSKELEFYKWDGDLSQLLQGVRVKLNKVAESWSREEKDHCLEETEKSFQYSGEILRLILSS